The sequence below is a genomic window from Citricoccus muralis.
CCGCTGATCGACTACCTGCTCAGCGACCAAGCCTCCTTCGTCACAGGGTCCAATGTCGTCATCGACGGCGGACTGACTGCCTGAACACCACATTCACCTCACCCAATCAGAGAAACGGACACGAACCATGTTGACCAAGAACATTTCTTCCGGCATCTATATCACCTCCACCGTGGGCATCGCCTCGTTGATCCTGGTGGGCTGCTCGGCCAGTGTCGACTCGACGGAGGCCGCCTCCGACTGCACGCCAGCCACTGAGGGCCTGACCACCATCAACGCGGGCACCCTCACCGTGGGCGTGCCCGAAAACCTGCCCTACACGAAGGACGAGGGCAGCGACGCCGACGGGTTCGAGATCGACTTGCTCCGGGCCATGGCCGAGGAGGAGTGTCTGAGTCTGCAGTTCGAAGTCATCACCTACGCTAACGGGATTCCGATGATCACCGCTCAGCGTAGCGTCGACATGATCAGCGGCGGCTGGTACATCACCCCCGAGCGGGCCCAGCAAGTGGACTTCACCTCCCCTACGTTCTACGACTCCATGGCGATCATCTCGGAAGAGGGCGCCACCACAGTGGACGAGCTCGAAGAGATGAGCGCCGTGGGCAGCGTGGCCGGCTTCTCCTGGGAGGGCGACATGAGCGGGGTGCTCGGCAGCACGATGAAGACCTACCCCTCCACCATCGAGACGCGACAGGATCTCATCTCCGGCCGACTCGAAGCAGCGCTGGACGGTTACGCGGTAGCTACGGTGGCCTATGGAGACACTGACTACACGGTGGAGATCGCCGAGCCCGACGACCGCATCGCGATCACCACCGATCAGCCGCAGATCGGGTTCCCGGTCTCGAAGGACAACCCGGAACTCACAGCGGCCCTGAGCTCTCTGATCGATCAGTATCGCGAAGACGGGACGCTGGCGAGGATCCTCGCCGACTGGGACCTGCCCGAGGACCTTGTGGTCCCGGCTGACGTCGCAGAGCAGACGAACAACGGCTGACCCCACGACCAAGAGAACGGAAGGTACCCCGCCGTGGGCGAATCAATTCTCACCACCTCCCTCAACATCACGCGTGCTGGCGTTGAAGTCAGGAACCTCTCGAAGAGCTTCGGGTCCCACCTGGTGCTGGACGATATCTCAATGACGGTGGCTCCAGGCAGCGTGACAGCACTCATCGGTCCCTCCGGATCCGGAAAGAGCACGCTGCTGCGCTGCATCAACCTGTTGGAGACACCCGATCGTGGCTCCATCACCGTGGGATCGCAGACCATCGACGCCGATCAGCGGATCCGTGACGTAGACCTGCTGAAGCTGCGGCGTCAGGTGGGCATGGTCTTCCAGTCCTTCAACCTGTTCCCGCACTTCTCCGTGCTGCGCAACATCACCTTTCCCCAGGAGAAGATTCTGGGCCGCAGCCGAGAAGAAGCCGAAGAGCGGGCATTGACGCTGCTGGGTCGCGTCGGTTTGAAGGACAAGGCGAACCACCATCCCACCCAGTGCTCGGGAGGCCAGCAGCAGCGCATCGCCATCGTGCGGGCGCTAGCGCTGAACCCGCAGGCGATGCTCTTCGATGAGCCCACTTCGGCCCTGGATCCGGAGATCGGTCTGGAAGTTCTCGCCGTGATGCGGGACCTGGCCGAGACCGGCATGACGATGATCGTGGTCACCCACGAGATGCAGTTCGCCCGCGATGTCGGCGACCACCTGGTGGTGATGGCCGACGGCGGCATCATCGAAGAGGGCAACCCCGAGGAGATCATGTCCGATCCGCGCGAAGAGCGCACCCGGCGTTTCCTCAATGCCGTATTGGAGCGCTGAGATGGCCGAGGCATTCCTGGCCGTCATCATCGGCCTCCCCATGACTCTGTTGGTCACGGCCCTGGCCTTCACCACGGGGGCGATCCTCGGATTCCCGATTATGTTGGGAATGCGCTCGCGGTTCGTCGTCGTGCGTCTGGTGATCCGCTTGATGGTCGACATCATTCGGGCTGTGCCGCCCATCGTCTGGCTGTTCCTGATCTACTTCGGCGTGCAGATCGGCAGCATCCGGCTGGACTCGCTGACCGCCGCGGTGATCGGTCTGGGCCTGATCGCCAGCGCTTACCTTGCGGAAGTGTACCGGGGCGGTTACAGCACGCTGCCGAAGGGTCAAACCGAGGCGTCCCTGGCGCTGGGGCTGACTCCGACGACGACGTTCCTGCGCATCCAGACCCCACAAGCGATCAGAACCGTGCTGCCCTCGATGAGCACCTTCCTGCTGGCGCTCGTGAAGGACTCTTCCATCGCCTCGACCATCGGGGTGATGGACCTGGTGTTCCGCGCCTCGCAGTTCGCCCGGCAGAATCCAGACATTCCCGGCATCGCCCCGTTCCTGGTGGCGGCAGCGGTGTACCTGATTATCAGCATCCCGATCGCGATCTTCGCTCGAAGACTGGACGCCAAGCTGAAAGGAGCCGGCTGATGGATCTCATTGATTTTCTGCCCCGATTGGGCGCAGGCCTGCTGGTCAGTCTACGACTCACCGCGATTTCCGTCGTGGTCGGTTTCGTCCTGGGACTGCTGTTGGCGCTGGGCACCTCGCACCCCTCGAAGGCGATTCGGATTCCTTGCCTGGTCATCGTGGAGCTCGGTCGTGGCCTGCCGGCCCTGGTGGTGCTGTACATGGTCTACTTCGGGCTACCCTCCCTGGGCCTGCTCTTCGAGAACTTCTGGGCCGCGGCGGTGGCGCTGACCTACACGGTGTCGGCGTACTCCTCCG
It includes:
- a CDS encoding substrate-binding periplasmic protein is translated as MLTKNISSGIYITSTVGIASLILVGCSASVDSTEAASDCTPATEGLTTINAGTLTVGVPENLPYTKDEGSDADGFEIDLLRAMAEEECLSLQFEVITYANGIPMITAQRSVDMISGGWYITPERAQQVDFTSPTFYDSMAIISEEGATTVDELEEMSAVGSVAGFSWEGDMSGVLGSTMKTYPSTIETRQDLISGRLEAALDGYAVATVAYGDTDYTVEIAEPDDRIAITTDQPQIGFPVSKDNPELTAALSSLIDQYREDGTLARILADWDLPEDLVVPADVAEQTNNG
- a CDS encoding amino acid ABC transporter ATP-binding protein, giving the protein MGESILTTSLNITRAGVEVRNLSKSFGSHLVLDDISMTVAPGSVTALIGPSGSGKSTLLRCINLLETPDRGSITVGSQTIDADQRIRDVDLLKLRRQVGMVFQSFNLFPHFSVLRNITFPQEKILGRSREEAEERALTLLGRVGLKDKANHHPTQCSGGQQQRIAIVRALALNPQAMLFDEPTSALDPEIGLEVLAVMRDLAETGMTMIVVTHEMQFARDVGDHLVVMADGGIIEEGNPEEIMSDPREERTRRFLNAVLER
- a CDS encoding amino acid ABC transporter permease, producing MAEAFLAVIIGLPMTLLVTALAFTTGAILGFPIMLGMRSRFVVVRLVIRLMVDIIRAVPPIVWLFLIYFGVQIGSIRLDSLTAAVIGLGLIASAYLAEVYRGGYSTLPKGQTEASLALGLTPTTTFLRIQTPQAIRTVLPSMSTFLLALVKDSSIASTIGVMDLVFRASQFARQNPDIPGIAPFLVAAAVYLIISIPIAIFARRLDAKLKGAG